Proteins from a genomic interval of Thermus tengchongensis:
- a CDS encoding TRAP transporter small permease subunit yields the protein MGVLITLSRWIDALTEGVGRLVVWLVLLVALLSAGNAIMRYGFSYSSNAYLEAQWYMFSLIFLLGGAYALKHNAHVRIDLVFGRFSKRTQAWIDIIGTVLFLLPMAIGVIYLSWDWAKGSFLGREMSPDVGGLPRWPIKLALPLGFALLALQGLSELIKRIAYLTGHLQMTAEEQEVVE from the coding sequence ATGGGAGTGCTGATAACCTTATCCCGGTGGATAGACGCCCTCACGGAAGGAGTGGGACGGCTGGTGGTGTGGCTGGTCCTCCTGGTGGCCCTGCTTTCCGCGGGCAACGCCATCATGCGCTACGGCTTCAGCTATAGCTCCAACGCCTACCTCGAGGCCCAGTGGTACATGTTCAGCCTGATCTTCCTCCTGGGGGGGGCCTACGCCCTGAAGCACAACGCCCACGTGCGCATCGATCTCGTCTTCGGCCGCTTCTCTAAGCGCACCCAAGCCTGGATCGACATCATAGGCACGGTGCTCTTCCTCCTCCCCATGGCCATAGGGGTCATCTACCTCTCCTGGGACTGGGCGAAAGGCTCCTTCCTCGGGCGGGAGATGTCCCCCGACGTAGGCGGTCTTCCCCGCTGGCCCATCAAGCTGGCCTTGCCCTTGGGGTTCGCCCTCTTGGCCTTGCAGGGTCTTTCTGAGCTCATCAAGCGCATCGCCTACCTGACCGGGCACCTCCAGATGACGGCAGAAGAGCAGGAGGTGGTGGAATGA
- a CDS encoding DUF4384 domain-containing protein, with product MRLLWLLMAGLLSACTLTLEGITVSYRWDFSPSILRFESDRGAGATYYVGEEVRFFLTLAEPGWISLVAIDPDGRTYEFDRFYLGRGTHLLPPGAYRYTLTPPRGLHRVRAIYTESQPGSLRLEGIYTDWDARLRVYLDASGARRHQVVETYFYVR from the coding sequence ATGCGGCTTTTGTGGCTTCTAATGGCGGGGCTTCTTTCCGCCTGCACCCTGACCCTTGAAGGGATCACGGTCAGTTACCGCTGGGACTTCTCCCCTTCCATCCTTCGCTTTGAGTCGGACCGGGGGGCGGGGGCTACGTATTACGTAGGGGAGGAGGTGCGTTTTTTCCTTACCCTGGCAGAGCCGGGATGGATTAGCCTGGTGGCCATAGACCCCGATGGACGCACCTATGAGTTCGACCGCTTCTACCTGGGCCGGGGCACCCATCTGCTCCCTCCAGGGGCCTACCGCTATACCCTCACCCCTCCTAGAGGTCTCCATCGGGTACGGGCCATCTACACGGAGAGCCAGCCCGGGAGCCTGCGCCTGGAAGGGATATACACGGACTGGGATGCCCGGCTCAGGGTCTACCTGGATGCCTCTGGGGCCCGCCGCCACCAGGTGGTGGAAACCTACTTCTACGTCCGCTGA
- a CDS encoding TRAP transporter substrate-binding protein, with the protein MRRRDFLKKAGIGVAASTAFGPVFAQAQPSVRWRLASSFPKSLDTIYGAAEVLAERVSALTGGRFQIRPYQAGEIVPGLQVMDAVQQGTVEVGHTASYYYVGKAQVLAFDTAVPFGLTARQQNAWMYHGGGIELFRPIFADFGIIQFPGGNTGVQMGGWFRKEIKGVADLRGLKMRIPGPGGQVMSRLGVVPQVLAGGDIYPALERGVVDAAEWVGPYDDEKLGFYKVAKFYYYPGWHEPGPMLSFYVNLREWGRLPKEYQQAFEVAAAEANQWMMAKYDRLNAPALQRLIRAGVRLRKWPADVMRAAQKAAFDWYEEEAAKDATYRKVFTAWKAFREEQYRWFGVAELGYEQFAFPAV; encoded by the coding sequence ATGAGGCGGCGTGACTTCTTAAAGAAGGCAGGTATCGGCGTAGCAGCCAGCACGGCTTTCGGCCCTGTATTCGCCCAGGCCCAGCCCAGCGTGAGGTGGCGGCTGGCTTCTAGCTTCCCCAAAAGCCTGGACACCATCTACGGGGCGGCGGAGGTGCTGGCGGAGCGGGTTTCCGCCCTTACCGGGGGTCGTTTCCAGATCCGGCCTTACCAGGCGGGGGAGATCGTCCCGGGCCTCCAGGTAATGGACGCGGTGCAGCAGGGCACGGTGGAGGTGGGCCACACCGCCAGCTACTACTACGTGGGCAAGGCCCAGGTGTTGGCCTTCGACACGGCGGTACCCTTTGGCCTCACGGCCAGGCAGCAGAACGCCTGGATGTACCACGGGGGCGGAATCGAACTCTTCCGCCCCATCTTCGCCGATTTCGGCATCATTCAGTTCCCCGGGGGTAACACCGGGGTGCAGATGGGTGGCTGGTTCCGCAAGGAAATCAAGGGCGTGGCCGACCTCCGGGGCCTCAAGATGCGCATCCCCGGGCCTGGTGGCCAGGTGATGAGCCGGCTCGGGGTGGTGCCCCAGGTGCTGGCGGGAGGCGACATCTACCCGGCCTTGGAGCGGGGCGTAGTGGACGCCGCCGAGTGGGTGGGGCCTTACGACGACGAGAAGCTTGGCTTCTACAAGGTGGCCAAGTTCTACTACTACCCCGGCTGGCACGAGCCCGGCCCCATGCTCTCCTTCTACGTGAACCTCCGGGAGTGGGGGCGTCTGCCCAAGGAGTACCAGCAAGCCTTTGAGGTGGCGGCCGCCGAGGCCAACCAGTGGATGATGGCCAAGTACGACCGGCTGAACGCCCCGGCCCTCCAGCGCCTCATCCGGGCGGGCGTGCGCCTGCGCAAATGGCCTGCCGACGTCATGCGGGCGGCGCAGAAGGCGGCCTTCGACTGGTACGAGGAAGAGGCGGCCAAGGACGCCACCTACCGCAAGGTCTTCACCGCCTGGAAGGCCTTCCGCGAGGAGCAGTACCGCTGGTTCGGGGTGGCGGAGCTAGGCTACGAGCAGTTCGCCTTCCCCGCCGTGTAG
- a CDS encoding TRAP transporter large permease, with the protein MNLENLMPPLMFLALVVFLLSGYPVAFSLGAVGIVFGFLGIALDIFPAPLLRAMPDRIFGIMSNQLLLAIPFFTFMGIILEKSGLAEDLLDTMGKLFGPFRGGLALSVVFVGAILAATTGVVAASVMAMGLISLPVMLKYGYNPRFASGVILGSATLAQIVPPSVVLIVMADQLGVSVGDMYKAALIPAGLTVGFYFLYVIYVALFRPKWAPALPLEARPDAGKEAQTAFALLSYLLVGTGAYAVGRFLPSWAEWLEVLVALALWTLVLLPWIRRNRLLQRALLSMVPPLVLIFLVLGTVLIGLATPTEAGAMGVVGALVLAALNRRLSFPVLYGAMEGTAKLTAFVIFILIGSTLFSLVFRGVDGDLWVEGFLTGLPGGEVGFILFVMVLVFLLGFFIDFFEIAFIALPLLAIGAEALNIDKLWFGLLVGVNLQTSFLTPPFGFALFYLRNVAPREVKTGDIYLGGIPFIGLQLLVLVLVYFLRDPILRFVNGLGG; encoded by the coding sequence ATGAACCTGGAAAACCTCATGCCTCCCCTGATGTTCCTAGCCCTGGTGGTCTTCCTGCTCTCCGGGTACCCGGTGGCCTTCTCCCTGGGGGCGGTGGGCATCGTGTTCGGTTTTTTGGGGATAGCCCTGGACATCTTCCCCGCCCCTCTCCTACGGGCCATGCCCGACCGCATCTTCGGCATCATGTCCAACCAGCTTCTCCTGGCCATCCCCTTCTTCACCTTTATGGGCATCATCCTGGAGAAAAGCGGGCTGGCCGAGGACCTTCTGGATACCATGGGTAAGCTCTTCGGCCCCTTCCGGGGGGGGCTGGCCTTGAGCGTGGTCTTCGTGGGAGCCATCCTGGCCGCCACCACCGGGGTCGTCGCCGCCAGTGTCATGGCCATGGGGCTCATCTCCCTGCCCGTCATGCTCAAGTACGGCTACAACCCCCGCTTCGCCAGCGGGGTGATCCTGGGCTCGGCCACCCTGGCCCAGATCGTCCCCCCCAGCGTGGTCCTCATCGTCATGGCCGACCAGCTGGGGGTGAGCGTGGGGGACATGTACAAGGCGGCCCTGATCCCCGCCGGGCTTACGGTGGGCTTCTATTTCCTTTACGTGATCTACGTGGCCCTTTTCCGCCCCAAGTGGGCCCCAGCCCTACCCCTGGAAGCCCGCCCCGATGCGGGCAAGGAGGCCCAGACGGCCTTTGCCCTCCTCTCGTACCTCTTGGTGGGAACCGGGGCCTATGCCGTGGGCCGCTTCCTCCCCTCCTGGGCGGAGTGGCTGGAAGTGCTGGTAGCTTTAGCCCTTTGGACCCTGGTCCTTCTGCCCTGGATCCGCAGAAACCGCCTCCTGCAACGGGCGCTCCTCTCCATGGTGCCTCCCCTGGTCCTCATCTTCCTGGTGCTGGGCACGGTGCTCATCGGCCTGGCCACCCCCACGGAGGCCGGGGCCATGGGGGTGGTGGGGGCCCTGGTCCTGGCGGCCCTGAACCGCAGGCTCTCCTTCCCCGTGCTCTACGGGGCCATGGAGGGCACGGCCAAGCTCACCGCCTTCGTCATCTTCATCCTCATCGGCTCCACCCTGTTCAGCCTGGTCTTCCGTGGGGTGGATGGGGACCTCTGGGTGGAGGGCTTCCTCACGGGCCTTCCGGGGGGTGAGGTGGGTTTCATCCTCTTCGTGATGGTTCTGGTCTTCCTCCTGGGCTTTTTCATCGACTTCTTTGAGATCGCCTTCATCGCCCTGCCCCTCCTGGCCATCGGCGCCGAGGCGCTCAACATCGACAAGCTGTGGTTCGGCCTCCTGGTGGGGGTAAACCTGCAAACCTCCTTCCTCACCCCGCCCTTCGGCTTCGCCCTCTTCTATTTGCGGAACGTGGCCCCCCGGGAGGTGAAGACCGGGGACATCTACCTGGGAGGCATCCCCTTCATCGGCCTCCAGCTCCTGGTGCTGGTCCTGGTCTACTTTCTGCGGGACCCCATCCTGCGGTTTGTAAATGGCCTAGGGGGCTAA